The DNA window ATAAAAAAAGTGGTTGATGTATGGCAACAGCAATATGAGGAATTGGGAGCTGAAGATTATATTAATCATGTTCAGATTTTTGAGAACAAAGGCAATGTAATGGGATGTAGCAATCCCCATCCACATGGGCAGATATGGGCACAGTCTTCAATTCCTTCTTCAGTTTTGAAGACGATGGAAAATTTTAAAAAGTATTTTAATAAAAATAAAAAATCACTTTTAGAAGTCTATCTCAAAAAAGAATTAGAGCTTAAAGAAAGAATCGTTCTGGAAAACAAACATTTTGTAGCATTAGTTCCATTTTGGGCGATCTGGCCATACGAAACGATGATCATCAGCAAACAAAAAATTGAAAATATCCTGCAGTTTTCTGAACCTGAAAAGCATGCTCTGGCAGAGATTATTAGCCTTATGACGACCAAATATGATAATCTTTTTGAAATTTCTTTCCCGTATTCAGCAGGAATTCACCAGTCACCAACTGATGGAAAACCACATCCGGAATGGCATTTCCACATGCATTTTTATCCGCCCTTGCTGCGAAGCCGTGAAGTGAAAAAATTTATGGTTGGTTACGAAATGCTGGCAGAATCACAGCGAGATATCACACCAGAACAGAGTGCTGAAATATTACAAAATCTTTCCATTGTGCATTACAAAAATCTATAATTAAAAGTGTTTAACTTTGCACTGTAAATTTAATTGAATTATAATCAAGAAGTCCAATTTGATTTTCTTGTAAAGAATATTATTATGACAGATATTAAACTGATTGTCACAGATATGGATGGCACGTTTCTCAATTCAGATTACAAAGTAAGTCCTAACTTTCCTACCATCTTCGAAGAACTAAAAAAAAGAAATATATTGTTTGTCCCTGCGAGCGGCAGACAAATGCCCGGTATTACCCAATATTTTGAAGACATTAAAAATGATATCGGCTT is part of the Chryseobacterium paludis genome and encodes:
- a CDS encoding UDP-glucose--hexose-1-phosphate uridylyltransferase, with translation MNTKEMNLSFNQKKHPHRRYNPLLGEWILVSPQRASRPWQGQTEKVFEEKLPIHDPNCYLCSGNLRVNGERNPDYKGVYVFDNDFGSLMKDDVEFTEEQSDLFLLKPERGINRVICFSENHSLTLPQMEVNDIKKVVDVWQQQYEELGAEDYINHVQIFENKGNVMGCSNPHPHGQIWAQSSIPSSVLKTMENFKKYFNKNKKSLLEVYLKKELELKERIVLENKHFVALVPFWAIWPYETMIISKQKIENILQFSEPEKHALAEIISLMTTKYDNLFEISFPYSAGIHQSPTDGKPHPEWHFHMHFYPPLLRSREVKKFMVGYEMLAESQRDITPEQSAEILQNLSIVHYKNL